Proteins encoded within one genomic window of Anopheles gambiae chromosome 3, idAnoGambNW_F1_1, whole genome shotgun sequence:
- the LOC1277627 gene encoding tyrosine-protein kinase hopscotch has translation MPDEAAYQVFNYVADCFIHVPVVGRAGGEDDTCERVCRAVCEQLKIKPVVFALVGLRLHDEKWFLAGGSRPSTDKKYDFRLRFKVPDLSCLKALDQELFNYYYSQLRYDLLHNRIPEIDYRKYKNKILGYVVNDMYRKMIEDKVGLSELKRDFEKYIPRKISREHSVCFVNVAQKRIFESLNSIQNRDHDVNYVKNVYINDIDNIAPGYLYEEYAAEIQYPRGEFSSRTGKCPVKLRFQPYGTAVSSRETTKYGSTGGGLERTLDHEDATTTPGLKVFYASKWQHVTNIDEILTILVEKLTVKLALEDQSEPYCIDFHDQTELNSFVTCLAGYYRLMCKWTVYLCQDYLSSPMLNLLKELKCHGPIGGKYSTDKIREKNSSCGACIIRQCEEQYDTYYVDMLETDGLIKTYKLIHAEDQWHVQRDKEEEEALHRYNQLTEALKSLNPEITSVYRLPPSDNDTAPNLLLCRPTHKASPKRLLRGGTQELGQKRACIINAAKELVINRNAVEDESDGYTKRTRADFLLPNNSKMEVTLKLLKNEKEGEYLKDFLQVAGQWATIDSIDIIKLYGMTVCKPITMVLEFPRYGRLDEFLRTRRTSVRPTALIEIGHSLARALYYLQKHGIIHGHIRCSSMLVTQYDEGEQRVLAKLGDPGMHGQRRLTKHDLLWIPYEYQDLSEQSVARLRADPATDAWACTSTLWEIFSRGIKMHVYKPAEFLPTRKWLQTMPPELKDSKQIYECLSCGWHADPDKRLAPQTVVGLLVHARQLDGSYCTVGNGHVNGHSTSNMLNGSVFKNSILSMETNSTLIRSRTDCTSSSYVSNGSDSELRSNASSGSSSLPLLSNSVNRFSGDSYYEKTFVNCSDYIQLSGSERIFFHNMLGEGNYGRVYRGTLERDNQAPRDVALKTIYDDRPDLGRVKDDFRREVDIMKNLRHTNIVEFICFIEELDKLVVVMEYVPLGSLLAYLGYMRYELKELDLLWMARDIANGMNYLCEKNIVHRDLAARNILVESKKCVKISDFGLAQVTEGSNYYVARHSRELPIRWYAPETLETQKYSSQSDVWSFGVTLYEMFTYGATPYSHVDVKSAAQLYQLLQRETKILQLPEDFSYVYDKLMAPCFKRDPHERMTFSELLEELNDMINQYGEPIY, from the exons ATGCCCGATGAAGCGGCGTACCAGGTGTTCAACTATGTGGCGGACTGCTTCATCCACGTGCCGGTGGTGGGCCGCGCCGGCGGCGAGGACGATACGTGCGAGCGTGTCTGCCGGGCGGTCTGCGAGCAGCTCAAGATAAAGCCGGTCGTGTTTGCGCTCGTCGGGTTGCGGCTGCACGACGAGAAATGGTTCCTGGCCGGCGGGAGCCGTCCGTCCACGGACAAGAAGTACGACTTTCGGCTGCGGTTCAAG GTCCCGGACCTGTCCTGCCTGAAAGCGCTCGACCAGGAGCTGTTCAACTACTACTACAGCCAGCTCCGGTACGATCTGCTGCACAACCGCATCCCGGAGATCGACTACCGGAAGTACAAGAACAAAATACTCGGCTACGTCGTGAACGACATGTACCGGAAGATGATCGAGGACAAGGTCGGGCTGAGCGAGCTGAAGCGTGACTTTGAGAAGTACATCCCGCGCAAGATTAGCCGTGAGCATTCGGTGTGCTTCGTGAACGTGGCCCAGAAGCGGATATTCGAATCGCTCAACTCGATCCAGAACCGAGATCACGATGTGAA CTACGTGAAGAACGTTTACATCAACGATATCGACAACATCGCGCCGGGCTATCTGTACGAGGAGTACGCCGCCGAAATACAGTACCCGCGGGGGGAGTTCAGCTCGCGCACCGGCAAATGTCCGGTGAAGCTACGGTTTCAGCCCTACGGTACGGCGGTATCGAGCCGCGAAACGACCAAGTACGGCTCGACGGGCGGTGGGCTGGAGCGTACGCTAGACCACGAGGATGCGACCACGACGCCCGGCCTGAAGGTGTTTTATGCCAGCAAG TGGCAACATGTGACGAATATCGACGAAATACTCACCATACTGGTGGAGAAGCTGACGGTGAAACTCGCGCTGGAAGACCAGTCGGAGCCATACTGTATAGACTTTCATGATCAGACTGAACTGAACTCGTTCGTAACCTGCCTAGCCGGTTACTATAG GTTAATGTGCAAATGGACCGTGTATCTGTGCCAGGACTACCTTTCCTCGCCGATGCTCAACTTGCTGAAAGAGCTCAAGTGCCACGGTCCGATCGG cGGAAAGTACTCCACCGACAAAATTCGGGAAAAGAACAGCAGCTGCGGTGCGTGCATTATACGCCAGTGCGAGGAGCAGTACGATACCTACTATGTCGATATGCTAGAAACCGA TGGACTGATAAAAACGTACAAGCTTATCCACGCCGAAGATCAGTGGCACGTGCAGCGCGacaaggaggaagaggaggcaCTGCACCGGTACAACCAGCTGACGGAGGCGCTGAAGAGCCTCAACCCGGAGATAACGAGCGTGTACCGGTTGCCGCCATCGGACAACGATACCGCCCCGAACCTGCTGCTCTGCCGGCCGACGCACAAAGCCTCCCCGAAGCGGCTGCTGCGCGGCGGCACGCAGGAACTGGGCCAGAAGCGGGCCTGCATTATCAATGCCGCCAAGGAGCTGGTTATCAATCGAA ATGCGGTGGAAGATGAAAGCGACGGTTACACGAAGCGAACGCGGGCCGACTTTCTGCTGCCGAACAACAGCAAGATGGAGGTTACGCTCAAGCTGCTCAAGAACGAGAAGGAGGGAGAGTATTTGAAG GACTTTCTGCAGGTTGCGGGCCAGTGGGCAACGATCGATTCGATCGATATCATCAAGCTGTACGGTATGACCGTTTGCAAACCGATCACGATGGTGCTCGAATTCCCCCGGTACGGTCGGCTGGATGAGTTTCTGCGGACGCGGCGCACCTCGGTACGGCCGACCGCACTGATCGAGATCGGCCATTCGCTGGCCCGGGCCCTGTACTACCTGCAGAAGCACGGCATCATCCACGGCCACATCCGGTGCTCGTCCATGCTCGTCACGCAGTACGACGAGGGCGAGCAGCGCGTGCTGGCCAAGCTGGGCGATCCGGGGATGCACGGGCAGCGCCGGCTAACCAAGCACGATCTGCTCTGGATACCGTACGAGTATCAGGATCTGAGCGAGCAGAGCGTGGCCCGGTTGCGGGCGGATCCGGCCACCGATGCGTGGGCCTGCACCTCGACGCTGTGGGAAATCTTTAGCCGCGGCATCAAGATGCACGTGTACAAGCCGGCCGAGTTTCTGCCCACGCGCAAATGGCTGCAGACGATGCCGCCCGAGCTGAAGGACTCGAAGCAGATCTACGAGTGTCTGAGCTGCGGCTGGCACGCCGATCCGGACAAGCGGCTCGCACCGCAAACGGTCGTGGGGCTGCTGGTGCATGCGC GTCAATTAGACGGTAGCTACTGCACGGTCGGGAATGGACATGTGAACGGTCACTCGACGAGCAACATGCTGAATGGGTCTGTCTTCAAAAATAGTATCCTGTCAATGGAAACCA ACTCCACCTTGATTCGGTCCCGTACCGACTGCACTTCCTCGTCCTACGTGAGCAACGGTAGCGACAGTGAGCTGCGCAGCAATGCCTCGAGCGGCAGCAGCTCGCTTCCGCTGCTCTCGAACTCGGTCAACCGTTTCAGCGGCGACTCGTACTACGAGAAAACGTTCGTCAACTGCTCGGACTACATTCAGCTGAGCGGCAGTGAGCGCATCTTCTTCCACAACATGCTCGGGGAGGGCAATTATGGGCGCGTGTACCGGGGTACGCTCGAGCGGGACAACCAGGCGCCGCGCGACGTCGCGCTGAAAACGATCTACGACGATCGGCCCGACCTGGGCCGGGTGAAGGACGACTTTAGGCGCGAGGTCGATATTATGAAAAACCTGCGCCACACCAACATCGTCGAGTTTATCTGCTTCATCGAGGAGCTGGAcaagctggtggtggtgatggagtACGTGCCGCTGGGATCGCTGCTGGCGTACCTCGGCTACATGCGGTACGAGCTGAAGGAGCTGGACCTGCTGTGGATGGCGCGCGATATAGCAAAT GGCATGAATTATCTGTGCGAGAAGAACATCGTGCATCGCGACCTGGCCGCACGCAACATCCTGGTGGAGAGCAAAAAGTGCGTCAAAATCTCCGACTTTGGGCTGGCGCAGGTAACCGAGGGCAGCAACTACTACGTGGCGCGGCACAGCCGCGAGCTGCCGATCCGCTGGTACGCGCCGGAAACGCTCGAAACGCAAAAGTACTCCTCCCAGTCGGACGTGTGGTCGTTCGGCGTGACGCTGTACGAGATGTTCACGTACGGTGCGACACCGTACTCGCACGTGGACGTCAAGAGTGCGGCCCAGTTGTATCAACTGCTGCAACGCGAGACAAAGAT ATTACAGCTTCCGGAGGATTTTTCGTACGTGTACGATAAGCTGATGGCACCGTGCTTTAAGCGGGATCCGCACGAGCGCATGACATTCAGCGAGCTGCTGGAAGAGCTGAACGACATGATCAATCAGTACGGTGAACCGATCTATTAG